From the Chiroxiphia lanceolata isolate bChiLan1 chromosome 13, bChiLan1.pri, whole genome shotgun sequence genome, one window contains:
- the LOC116793566 gene encoding LOW QUALITY PROTEIN: haptoglobin-like (The sequence of the model RefSeq protein was modified relative to this genomic sequence to represent the inferred CDS: inserted 1 base in 1 codon) — protein MGPAELLIAGLAWSMLGTAAATERSCARPAEIEHGHVEHLVVRYRCDPYYRLRGSDDGTYKCDGNQVWVSPGAGKEVPVCEPVCGKLKNPPRQMQRIIGGLLAQKGSFPWQARMVTRHNLTVGATLISDQWLLTTGRNVYLNHSENTNPEEIAPTLQLFLGSREQPALDIERIVLHPGYPQAVDLALLKLKQKVLVGEEVMPICLPQKDYVQPGRVGYVSGWGRGATFAFSDMLKYVMLPVAEDKQCHEYYGARNASYWVQPILSNDTFCVGMSELREDTCYGDAGGAFAVQDPDDDTWYAAGILSYDRXCTAAKYSVYVDVQRVLAWVKETVTAS, from the exons ATGGG acctgcagagctgctgatcGCTGGCCTGGCCTGGAGCATGCTGGGGACTGCAGCTGCCACCG AGCGGAGCTGTGCAAGGCCTGCAGAGATTGAACACGGCCACGTGGAGCACCTGGTGGTCAGGTACCGCTGCGACCCATACTACCGGCTGCGCGGCTCCGATGATG GGACATACAAATGTGATGGGAATCAGGTGTGGGTGAGTCCTGGAGCTGGTAAGGAGGTGCCTGTCTGCGAGCCAG TGTGTGGGAAGCTGAAGAACCCCCCCAGGCAGATGCAGCGCATCATTGGGGGTCTGCTGGCTCAGAAGGGCAGCTTCCCTTGGCAGGCCCGGATGGTGACCCGCCACAACCTCACTGTGGGGGCCACACTCATCAGTGATCAGTGGCTGCTAACCACTGGCAGGAACGTGTACCTGAACCACAGCGAGAACACCAATCCAGAGGAGATCGCCCCTACACTGCAGCTGTTTCTGGGCAGCCGGGAGCAGCCTGCCTTGGACATCGAGCGCATCGTGCTGCACCCTGGCTACCCACAGGCTGTGGACCTGGCCCTGCTGAAGCTCAAACAGAAAGTGCTTGTTGGAGAGGAAGTGATGCCCATCTGCCTGCCCCAGAAAGACTACGTGCAGCCAGGGCGGGTGGGCTATGTCTCAGGCTGGGGCCGTGGTGCCACCTTTGCCTTCTCCGACATGCTGAAGTATGTGATGCTCCCAGTGGCTGAGGACAAGCAGTGCCACGAGTACTACGGGGCACGGAATGCATCCTACTGGGTGCAGCCCATCCTCAGCAACGATACCTTCTGCGTGGGCATGAGTGAGCTGCGGGAGGACACCTGCTATGGGGATGCTGGTGGGGCCTTTGCTGTGCAGGACCCTGATGACGATACCTGGTACGCAGCTGGCATCCTCAGCTATGACA CCTGCACGGCCGCCAAGTACAGTGTGTACGTGGACGTGCAGCGCGTCTTGGCCTGGGTGAAGGAGACAGTTACAGCcagctga
- the DHODH gene encoding LOW QUALITY PROTEIN: dihydroorotate dehydrogenase (quinone), mitochondrial (The sequence of the model RefSeq protein was modified relative to this genomic sequence to represent the inferred CDS: inserted 1 base in 1 codon) has protein sequence MPALRALPPRDRPRLALRAAALGLAAPRPSRRPALEVRVLGQRFRNPLGLAAGFDKQXEAVDGLYKMGFGFVEVGTVTPKPQEGNPKPRVFRLAEDEAVINRYGFNSHGHVAVEHRLRARQETQTRLTGAGCPFGINLGKNKSSIDAAADYVAGVRTLGPLADYLVVNVSSPNTPGLRDLQGKTELQDLLRKVLAERDLLPCEHKPAVLVKIAPDLTAQDKRDIASVICELGVDGLIVSNTTVSRPSSLRSRQRMEPGGLSGKPLRELSTQTIREMYCLTQGRVPIIGVGGVSSGRDALEKIRAGASLVQLYTALVYHGPPVVGAVKRELEELLRASRTSWRQLEQITGADMLQNQGLARRSHG, from the exons ATGCCCGCGCTCCGGGCGCTGCCCCCCCGAGACCGCCCACGCCTGGCTCTTCGCGCTGCTGCCCTCGGGCTTGCTGCCCCCCGCCCGTCCCGACGCCCCGCGCTG GAGGTGCGAGTCCTCGGGCAGCGATTCCGCAACCCCCTGGGCCTGGCCGCTGGCTTTGACAAGC GTGAGGCTGTGGACGGGCTGTACAAGATGGGCTTTGGCTTTGTGGAAGTGGGGACCGTCACGCCCAAGCCCCAGGAAGGGAACCCCAAGCCCAGGGTCTTCCGGCTGGCAGAGGACGAGGCGGTCATCAACAG GTATGGATTCAACAGCCATGGCCATGTTGCAGTGGAGCATAGGCTGCGGGCCCGCCAGGAGACGCAGACCAGGCTCACTGGTG CGGGATGCCCCTTTGGAATCAACCTGGGCAAGAACAAGAGCTCCATAGACGCTGCAGCTGACTACGTGGCTGGGGTCCGGACACTGGGCCCTTTGGCTGACTACCTGGTTGTGAACGTGTCCAGCCCGAACACCCCAGGGCTGCGGGACCTGCAGGGCAAGACTGAGCTGCAGGACCTGCTGAGAAAG GTGctggcagagagggacctgcTGCCCTGCGAGCACAAGCCAGCCGTGTTGGTGAAGATCGCCCCTGATCTCACTGCACAGGACAAGCGCGACATTGCCAGCGTTATCTGCGAG CTAGGTGTGGATGGGCTGATTGTCAGCAACACCACCGTGAGCCGCCCCAGCAGCCTCCGGAGCAGGCAGCGCATGGAGCCCGGGGGCCTCAGCGGGAAGCCCCTGCGGGAACTCTCCACACAGACCATCAGGGAGATGTACTGCCTCACCcaag GCCGGGTGCCCATCATCGGGGTGGGTGGGGTGAGCAGCGGGCGGGATGCCCTGGAGAAGATCCGTGCCGGAGCCTCCCTTGTGCAGCTGTACACAGCCCTTGTGTACCATGGGCCACCGGTGGTGGGGGCAGTGAAGCGGGaactggaggagctgctgag GGCTTCAAGAACGTCATGGAGGCAGTTGGAGCAGATCACCGGTGCTGACATGCTGCAGAACCAAGGTCTAGCCAGGAGGAGCCATGGCTGA
- the IST1 gene encoding LOW QUALITY PROTEIN: IST1 homolog (The sequence of the model RefSeq protein was modified relative to this genomic sequence to represent the inferred CDS: inserted 2 bases in 2 codons) has translation MMLGSGFKAERLRVNLRLVINRLKLLEKKKTELAQKARKEIADYLAAGKDERARIRVEHIIREDYLVEAMEILELYCDLLLARFGLIQSMKELDSGLAEAVSTLIWAAPRLQSEVAELKIVADQLCAKYSKEYGKLCRTNQIGTVNDRLMHKLSVEAPPKILVERYLIEIAKNYNVPYEPDSVVMAEAPAGGEADLIDVGFTDDVKKGGHGGGGGGGFTAPMMGHDGLVPMPVMMPMPMPTPNPPFSYPPPKGPENFSGLPVGTYQPFTNIHPPPIPANPPTYESIDEPNADKDIAAPVPGPEPKPEASPKXKSWSSYTFDNFVLPELPSVPDTLPTASAGANSSASEDIDFDDLSXRFEELKKKT, from the exons ATGATGCTGGGCTCTGGGTTCAAGGCCGAGCGCTTGCGAGTCAACCTGCGCCTTGTTATCAATCGCCTCAAActgctggagaaaaagaaga CTGAGTTGGCCCagaaggcaaggaaggagaTTGCAGATTACCTGGCAGCTGGAAAAGATGAGCGTGCCAGGATTCGTGTGGAGCACATCATCCGTGAAGATTACCTTGTGGAGGCCATGGAGATCCTGGAGCTGTACTGTGATCTGCTGCTTGCCCGCTTTGGCTTGATCCAGTCCATGAA GGAGCTGGACTCTGGCCTGGCAGAGGCGGTATCGACCCTGATTTGGGCTGCACCACGTCTCCAGTCAGAAGTGGCTGAGCTGAAGATT GTTGCTGACCAGCTGTGCGCCAAGTACAGCAAGGAGTACGGGAAGCTGTGCCGGACAAACCAGATTGGGACAGTCAATGACAGG CTGATGCACAAGCTGAGCGTTGAGGCGCCGCCCAAGATCTTGGTGGAGAGATACCTCATCGAGATTGCTAAGAACTACAATGTGCCCTATGAGCCTGACTCTGTGGTGATG GCTGAAGCCCCAGCAGGTGGAGAAGCAGATCTAATTGATGTGGGGTTCACGGATGATGTGAAGAAGGGTGGCCATGGAGGGGGTGGAGGTGGTGGATTTACAGCCCCGATGATGGGTCATGATGGGTTAGTACCCATGCCCGTGATGATGCCTATGCCCATGCCAACACCAAATCCGCCCTTCTCCTATCCACCTCCAAAGGGACCG GAGAACTTCAGTGGCCTGCCAGTGGGGACCTACCAGCCTTTCACTAACATCCACCCACCACCAATTCCGGCAAACCCACCCACATATGAGTCT ATTGATGAGCCGAATGCTGACAAGGACATTGCTGCACCAGTGCCTG GGCCTGAGCCCAAGCCAGAAGCTTCTCCTA CCAAGAGCTGGAGCTCCTATACCTTTGATAACTTTGTGCTGCCTGAATTACCATCTGTGCCAGACACGCTGCCAACGGCCTCTGCTGGCGCCAACTCCTCCGCCTCAGAAGACATTGACTTTGATGATCTTT CGAGATTTGAGGAGCTAAAGAAGAAGACATAA